The Mycobacterium seoulense genome has a window encoding:
- a CDS encoding sulfotransferase family protein yields MMFDADQLEDGACAATGLEDFGSSYYREGLERIVDALNTEADLNDMGRVIQHATISNALIQRLKIEDTYRRHPEINDQVVGGPVFVIGLPRTGTTALSQLVAADPQFRSLRMWESQAPTPPPEAATQHTDPRIAQAEAGLKMLDEMFPLMKTLYNSEPTAPTECQDLMGMSFRTFHFDGAVRAPRYLAWLMDCDMRETYTFHRRVLQLLQWHCPPVLWHLKTPVHMFALDALVEAYPNAKFLWSHRDPAKVMGSVCSLIQYVRSWSSDRKDPQELGAEQVDSWVEAVRRAMDFRARMGHERFADVSFADLQTDPVHTLRTSYERLGLRFTQATSDSVERWARAHEPGSRGAHDYDLADYGLTPEGVRERFADYLAAYDATA; encoded by the coding sequence GTGATGTTCGACGCCGACCAGCTGGAAGACGGCGCCTGTGCCGCAACAGGTCTCGAGGATTTTGGGTCGTCCTATTATCGCGAGGGGCTCGAGCGCATCGTCGATGCATTGAACACCGAAGCCGACCTCAACGATATGGGCCGGGTCATCCAGCACGCGACCATCAGTAACGCCCTGATTCAACGCCTCAAGATCGAGGACACCTACCGCCGCCATCCCGAAATCAACGACCAGGTGGTCGGCGGCCCGGTCTTTGTGATCGGCCTACCCCGAACGGGCACCACAGCATTGAGCCAACTCGTGGCCGCGGACCCTCAGTTCCGATCGCTCCGGATGTGGGAATCCCAGGCGCCCACCCCGCCGCCGGAGGCCGCCACCCAGCACACCGATCCGCGAATCGCACAGGCCGAGGCCGGCCTGAAGATGCTCGACGAAATGTTCCCGTTGATGAAGACGCTGTACAACTCCGAGCCGACGGCCCCGACCGAGTGCCAGGATCTGATGGGAATGAGCTTTCGCACCTTCCACTTTGACGGCGCGGTCCGCGCACCCCGGTATCTCGCGTGGCTGATGGACTGCGATATGCGCGAGACCTACACCTTTCACCGTCGGGTGCTCCAGCTGTTGCAGTGGCATTGCCCGCCGGTGCTCTGGCACCTCAAGACCCCCGTGCACATGTTTGCCCTCGATGCGCTCGTCGAGGCGTATCCCAACGCCAAATTCCTGTGGAGTCATCGCGATCCGGCGAAGGTGATGGGGTCGGTGTGCAGCCTGATCCAGTACGTACGCAGCTGGAGCAGCGACCGTAAAGATCCTCAGGAACTCGGCGCCGAGCAAGTTGACAGCTGGGTCGAAGCGGTCCGGCGGGCGATGGACTTCCGCGCCCGAATGGGCCATGAACGGTTCGCCGATGTCTCCTTTGCCGACTTGCAAACCGATCCGGTGCACACCCTGCGAACCAGTTACGAGCGCCTGGGATTGAGGTTCACCCAGGCCACCTCGGACTCTGTCGAGCGGTGGGCCAGAGCACATGAGCCCGGCTCCCGCGGCGCACACGACTACGACCTGGCCGACTACGGCCTGACACCCGAGGGCGTACGCGAGCGGTTTGCGGACTACCTGGCCGCCTACGATGCGACGGCCTGA